The proteins below come from a single Sphingomicrobium sediminis genomic window:
- a CDS encoding dienelactone hydrolase family protein, with amino-acid sequence MNHTELTQTHDGTELVHLAMDDGSGVARPGVVILPSFLNRGPVEIDHGHRLVDLGYSVLAADTFGKDMHGLDGGNEEDRGRAFEEMNKRLEDRGAYVKQQQAILDFAKGLDSVDETKVAVMGFCFGGLCTLDLARSGADFEVAASFHGLLKIPNFATQKVKPKVAVYHGWDDPMAPPADVVALGQELTEQGACDWQIHAYGGVGHAFTNPDAGKLEIDGVSHDANAAKRSWNSFVDLLEATLRR; translated from the coding sequence ATGAACCACACCGAACTCACCCAGACCCATGACGGCACCGAGCTCGTCCACCTTGCGATGGACGATGGCAGCGGGGTCGCGCGGCCTGGCGTGGTCATCCTGCCGAGCTTCCTCAATCGCGGGCCGGTCGAGATCGATCATGGCCACCGACTGGTCGACCTTGGCTATTCGGTGCTGGCAGCCGACACGTTCGGCAAGGACATGCATGGTCTCGATGGCGGCAACGAAGAAGATCGCGGTCGCGCCTTCGAGGAAATGAACAAGCGTCTCGAGGATCGCGGCGCCTATGTGAAGCAGCAGCAGGCCATCCTCGACTTCGCCAAGGGCCTCGACAGTGTCGACGAGACTAAGGTGGCGGTGATGGGCTTCTGCTTTGGCGGGCTGTGTACCCTCGACCTCGCGCGTTCGGGCGCGGACTTCGAGGTTGCGGCCAGCTTTCACGGCCTTCTCAAGATCCCGAATTTCGCCACCCAGAAGGTGAAGCCCAAGGTTGCGGTCTATCATGGCTGGGACGATCCGATGGCTCCGCCTGCCGATGTCGTTGCCTTGGGACAGGAACTGACCGAGCAGGGTGCCTGCGACTGGCAGATCCATGCCTATGGCGGGGTCGGCCATGCCTTTACCAACCCCGATGCGGGCAAGCTGGAAATCGATGGCGTGAGCCACGACGCCAATGCCGCCAAGCGCAGCTGGAACAGCTTTGTCGACCTGCTCGAGGCGACGCTGCGCCGATGA
- a CDS encoding AAA family ATPase, whose translation MATLHFFCGKIASGKSTLAKKLAGDGVLVSEDHLLATLYPGQIRNLDEFATASRRMRAAMAPHFVAILRGGQDLYLDFQANTVRSREWASLLAGSAGAELVVHYLDVSDAICKQRLADRNAEGEHEYQVDEATYDQFSAFFVPPSEDEGFRVEIY comes from the coding sequence ATGGCGACGCTTCACTTTTTTTGCGGCAAAATTGCCTCGGGCAAATCGACATTGGCCAAGAAGCTAGCGGGCGATGGCGTGCTGGTTTCCGAGGACCATCTGCTGGCGACTCTCTATCCTGGTCAGATTCGCAATCTAGACGAGTTTGCCACGGCTTCGCGCCGCATGCGGGCAGCGATGGCGCCGCATTTTGTGGCTATCTTGCGCGGCGGGCAGGACCTCTATCTCGACTTCCAGGCCAATACGGTGAGATCGCGCGAATGGGCCAGCTTACTCGCGGGCAGCGCCGGTGCCGAATTGGTCGTCCATTATCTCGATGTCAGCGATGCCATCTGCAAGCAGCGGCTGGCCGACCGCAACGCCGAAGGCGAGCATGAATATCAGGTCGACGAAGCGACCTACGACCAGTTCTCGGCTTTCTTCGTGCCGCCTTCGGAGGATGAAGGGTTCAGGGTCGAAATCTACTAA
- a CDS encoding YciI family protein: MKYVILINEDESAYAVPNGDQVVAEVIEGHNKFSAAMAEKGVEFSGERLKEAHTATTLHYKNGGEPVVRDGAFAETHEELGGFYIIDVANLDEAIEWAKMIPIPGNGAVEVRPVWPMDEY, translated from the coding sequence ATGAAATATGTGATTTTGATCAACGAGGATGAGAGCGCCTACGCGGTTCCGAATGGCGACCAGGTGGTTGCCGAGGTGATCGAGGGCCACAACAAATTCTCCGCCGCGATGGCCGAAAAGGGCGTGGAATTTTCCGGCGAGCGGCTCAAGGAAGCGCATACCGCGACCACGTTGCACTACAAGAATGGCGGGGAGCCGGTGGTGCGCGACGGGGCCTTTGCCGAAACGCATGAAGAGCTTGGCGGCTTTTACATCATCGATGTCGCCAATCTCGACGAGGCGATCGAGTGGGCCAAGATGATCCCCATTCCCGGCAACGGTGCGGTCGAGGTGCGGCCGGTATGGCCGATGGACGAATACTGA
- a CDS encoding RNA polymerase sigma factor — MADGRILSLADDIMAARPRVVAALAAQFRDLDAAEDGFDAAVEKLLASGERPQDVSAFLFVAGKRKILDARRKSGREARALEEAAKVADTADIIDFPEAVPDERLKLLFICCHPAIAIEARVALTLRVVMGVEVEAIASGLLAKVDAVRQRITRAKAKINEAGVPFELPHRRFWPERVEGILMTLELAFAAAYREGARAELAEEVERLALLLVEVLPEEGEALGLAAMVLLARSREVARGEGADMVALSEQDTDLWDAVRIEAAAGLLKRPFAHPAGRFRYLALIHLAHAQRKYRGSIDWEAIVTFYDALARLDPGPVVAINRAVALGCAGKVEAGLAAMPEPMPDFGPWHAAQADLLEKHGDVEGARTAVTRALELTQAAGPRAMLQRRLARL; from the coding sequence ATGGCCGATGGACGAATACTGAGCCTCGCCGACGACATCATGGCGGCGCGGCCCCGCGTGGTGGCCGCGCTTGCCGCGCAATTTCGTGATCTCGATGCCGCCGAAGACGGCTTCGACGCGGCGGTCGAGAAACTGCTCGCGAGCGGCGAACGGCCGCAGGACGTGTCCGCCTTCCTGTTCGTCGCGGGCAAGCGAAAGATCCTCGATGCGCGGCGTAAGTCGGGGCGCGAGGCCAGGGCGCTGGAGGAGGCTGCAAAGGTGGCCGATACTGCCGATATCATCGACTTTCCCGAGGCGGTACCGGACGAGCGGTTGAAATTGCTCTTCATCTGCTGCCACCCGGCCATCGCGATCGAGGCACGCGTCGCGCTGACCTTGCGCGTCGTGATGGGCGTCGAGGTGGAGGCGATCGCCAGCGGCCTTCTCGCCAAAGTCGATGCGGTGCGCCAGCGCATCACCCGCGCCAAGGCCAAGATCAACGAAGCCGGCGTTCCGTTCGAACTGCCGCACCGGCGTTTTTGGCCCGAACGGGTCGAGGGCATCCTGATGACGCTCGAACTGGCTTTCGCCGCCGCCTATCGCGAGGGCGCGCGGGCCGAGCTTGCCGAGGAAGTCGAGCGGCTGGCGTTATTGCTGGTGGAAGTGCTGCCCGAGGAGGGGGAGGCGCTGGGACTGGCGGCGATGGTGCTGCTTGCGCGTTCGCGCGAGGTAGCGCGGGGCGAGGGAGCCGATATGGTCGCCTTGTCGGAGCAGGATACCGACCTGTGGGACGCGGTGCGGATCGAGGCGGCAGCGGGCCTTCTCAAGCGACCGTTCGCGCACCCCGCGGGGCGTTTTCGATACCTCGCGCTGATCCACCTGGCGCATGCGCAGCGCAAATATCGCGGCAGTATCGATTGGGAGGCGATCGTGACTTTCTACGACGCGCTGGCACGGCTCGATCCGGGGCCGGTGGTGGCGATCAACCGGGCAGTGGCGCTGGGGTGCGCAGGCAAGGTCGAGGCAGGGCTGGCGGCCATGCCCGAACCCATGCCCGATTTTGGGCCATGGCATGCAGCGCAGGCAGACTTGCTCGAAAAGCATGGGGATGTTGAAGGGGCCAGAACCGCAGTCACGCGGGCGCTGGAACTGACGCAAGCGGCGGGACCGCGGGCAATGCTGCAACGGCGATTGGCGCGCCTTTAG
- a CDS encoding outer membrane protein assembly factor BamD, with translation MSIRNLRHAALIAAIALPLGACAGGGGGNALDTNYVARDVNTLYALAKDRLDSGNWNRAAELFEEVERQHPYSVWARRAQLMGAFAHYQSGSYTDAVSAAQRFLTIHPGNKDAPYAHYLIAMSYYRQIEDISRDQKITQQSKDAFEELVRRYPNSQYAADARIKIDLVNDQLAGKEMAVGRFYQDSRRWIPATIRFRNVVENYETTAHAPEALHRLVESYLAIGVPEEALKAAAVLGANHPDSIWYERSYELIQEHHPDY, from the coding sequence ATGTCCATCCGTAATCTTCGCCACGCGGCGCTCATCGCCGCCATCGCCCTTCCGCTCGGTGCCTGCGCCGGCGGCGGTGGCGGCAATGCGCTCGACACCAATTATGTCGCGCGTGACGTCAACACGCTCTACGCGCTCGCCAAGGATCGCCTCGACAGCGGCAATTGGAACCGCGCTGCCGAACTGTTCGAGGAAGTCGAGCGCCAGCATCCCTATTCGGTCTGGGCGCGCCGCGCGCAGCTGATGGGTGCGTTCGCCCACTACCAGTCGGGCAGCTACACCGATGCCGTCTCGGCAGCGCAGCGCTTCCTGACCATCCATCCCGGCAACAAGGATGCGCCCTACGCGCACTACCTCATCGCGATGAGCTATTATCGCCAGATCGAGGATATCAGCCGCGACCAGAAGATCACGCAGCAGTCGAAGGACGCCTTCGAAGAGCTGGTGCGTCGCTATCCCAACAGCCAATATGCCGCCGATGCGCGCATCAAGATCGACCTCGTCAACGACCAGCTGGCGGGCAAGGAAATGGCGGTCGGCCGTTTCTATCAGGACTCGCGTCGCTGGATCCCGGCGACCATCCGCTTCCGTAATGTCGTCGAGAATTACGAGACCACCGCGCATGCGCCCGAGGCGCTGCATCGCCTGGTCGAAAGCTATCTCGCCATCGGTGTGCCCGAAGAGGCGCTGAAGGCGGCGGCGGTGCTCGGCGCCAACCACCCGGACAGCATCTGGTATGAGCGCAGCTATGAACTCATCCAGGAACATCACCCCGATTATTGA
- a CDS encoding 50S ribosomal protein L11 methyltransferase produces MSWRVTLDCSRAEAQAIAETGELAFAMYDQPPVLVAEEPDEDQPEQWCLRAYFEAEPTTQELILLKRLASGEPHVEHLDDEDWVTMSQAGIEPIRAGRFHVHTPQFACITDEGVIDFTVEAGLAFGTGQHDTTAGCLEAIDSIADEGRNYSNIADIGTGTGLLAFAAHRLWPKARIVASDIDPVAIEVAEGNASLNRIPVGEGSGHVLLLTAAGLGHPMIARLKPFDLLIANILAGPLIDLAPGFAGALADGGTMILSGLLDDQADRVAAAYESQGLTLREKGSGQWRVLVLEKPAK; encoded by the coding sequence ATGAGCTGGCGCGTCACCCTCGATTGCAGCCGCGCCGAAGCGCAGGCCATCGCCGAAACCGGCGAGCTCGCCTTTGCCATGTACGACCAGCCCCCCGTCCTGGTCGCCGAAGAACCCGACGAGGACCAGCCCGAACAATGGTGCCTGCGCGCCTATTTCGAGGCCGAGCCGACGACGCAGGAGCTGATCCTGTTGAAACGCCTCGCCTCGGGCGAACCCCATGTCGAGCATCTCGATGACGAGGATTGGGTGACCATGAGCCAAGCCGGGATCGAGCCGATCCGCGCCGGGCGTTTCCATGTCCACACCCCGCAATTTGCCTGCATCACCGATGAGGGCGTGATCGATTTCACCGTCGAGGCCGGCCTTGCCTTCGGGACCGGCCAGCATGACACGACTGCGGGCTGCCTCGAGGCGATCGACAGCATTGCCGATGAAGGCCGCAATTATTCCAACATTGCTGATATCGGAACTGGCACCGGCCTGCTCGCCTTTGCCGCGCATCGCCTCTGGCCCAAGGCGCGGATCGTCGCCAGTGACATTGACCCCGTCGCCATCGAGGTCGCCGAGGGCAATGCCAGCCTCAATCGCATCCCGGTCGGCGAAGGCTCGGGCCATGTCCTGCTGCTCACGGCGGCAGGGCTCGGCCATCCGATGATTGCGCGGTTGAAGCCTTTCGACCTGCTGATCGCCAACATTCTCGCCGGTCCGCTGATCGATCTGGCGCCCGGATTTGCCGGTGCGTTGGCCGATGGCGGGACGATGATTCTGTCCGGCCTGCTAGACGATCAGGCCGATCGCGTCGCTGCCGCCTATGAGTCGCAGGGCCTCACCTTGCGCGAAAAAGGCAGCGGCCAGTGGCGTGTGCTGGTGCTGGAAAAACCGGCAAAATAA
- the recN gene encoding DNA repair protein RecN has translation MLRRLSIRNVVLVERLDLDFEAGLGVLTGETGAGKSILLDALGLALGARAETSLVREGAERAEAVAEIEVAANHPAMTLLDDAGAEPEPGEALLLRRRVRADGGSSGQACGASVPAKVLRAAGDMLVEVHGQHADRGLLDAKAHRGMLDAFGQVDTTTIAATWGALSALRRERAALAEEIEAAKADREWLDHAIGEIEELSPQPGEEEELAGLRQQMKDAARIEDDLTDIEPLLSGSEGALSQMRQAARAFSRVSEVHEGLANALTAIDRAIIEADEAERQFAEARAELVHNPQVLDEAEERLFALRGLARKHRVEVEGLPALLGDLVKRRDAITTGDARLTELDGEIAKSEAAYRNLAAALTEQRKSAAKALDARVAEELEPLKLGAARFVTDITDAEPGPAGSDRVEFTISTNPGSPFGPLGKIASGGELSRFLLALRVALAEVGGAGTIIFDEIDRGVGGAVASAIGERLARLAEKHQVLVVTHSPQVAARASHHYRIAKSSDDGVTRTSVERLDDAARREEIARMLSGAAVTDEARAAAAKLMEAA, from the coding sequence ATGCTGCGCCGTCTCTCGATCAGGAATGTCGTGCTGGTCGAGCGGCTCGACCTCGATTTCGAGGCCGGGCTGGGCGTCCTGACGGGCGAAACCGGCGCGGGTAAGTCGATCCTGCTGGACGCCTTGGGCCTTGCGCTCGGCGCGCGGGCGGAGACCAGTCTCGTGCGCGAGGGCGCCGAGCGCGCCGAAGCGGTGGCCGAGATCGAGGTCGCCGCAAACCATCCTGCCATGACCCTGCTCGACGATGCGGGAGCGGAGCCCGAACCTGGCGAAGCTTTGCTGCTGCGCCGCCGCGTACGCGCCGATGGCGGCTCGAGCGGGCAGGCCTGCGGGGCGAGCGTGCCGGCCAAGGTGCTGCGCGCGGCGGGCGACATGCTCGTCGAGGTGCATGGCCAGCATGCCGATCGCGGCCTGCTCGATGCCAAGGCGCATCGCGGCATGCTCGATGCCTTCGGGCAGGTGGATACGACGACGATTGCCGCGACATGGGGCGCCCTGTCGGCGCTGCGGCGTGAACGCGCGGCGCTTGCCGAGGAGATCGAGGCCGCCAAGGCCGATCGCGAATGGCTCGACCATGCCATTGGCGAGATTGAGGAGCTGTCGCCCCAGCCGGGCGAGGAAGAGGAATTGGCGGGCCTGCGCCAGCAGATGAAAGATGCGGCGCGGATCGAGGATGATCTCACCGACATCGAGCCGCTCCTGTCGGGCAGCGAGGGCGCCCTCTCGCAGATGCGCCAGGCCGCGCGAGCATTTTCGCGCGTCAGCGAGGTGCATGAGGGGCTTGCCAATGCGCTGACCGCGATCGACCGCGCGATCATCGAGGCGGACGAGGCAGAGCGGCAATTTGCCGAGGCGCGCGCCGAACTGGTCCATAATCCGCAAGTGCTGGACGAAGCCGAGGAACGGCTGTTCGCGCTGCGCGGGCTGGCGCGCAAGCATCGCGTCGAGGTGGAAGGGCTGCCGGCCCTGCTCGGCGACCTTGTGAAGCGGCGCGATGCGATCACGACCGGCGATGCACGCCTCACCGAACTGGATGGCGAGATTGCCAAGAGCGAGGCGGCCTATCGCAATCTCGCTGCAGCCCTCACCGAGCAGCGCAAGTCGGCTGCCAAAGCGCTCGATGCGCGCGTGGCCGAGGAATTGGAGCCGCTGAAGCTCGGCGCGGCGCGCTTCGTCACCGATATCACCGATGCCGAACCGGGTCCGGCGGGCAGCGACCGCGTCGAATTCACGATCTCGACCAATCCGGGCTCGCCCTTCGGGCCGCTCGGCAAGATTGCGTCGGGCGGCGAATTGTCGCGCTTCCTGCTCGCGTTGCGCGTCGCGCTTGCCGAAGTGGGCGGGGCGGGCACGATCATCTTCGATGAAATCGATCGCGGGGTCGGCGGCGCGGTCGCCAGCGCCATCGGCGAACGCCTCGCGCGGCTGGCGGAAAAGCACCAGGTATTGGTCGTCACGCACTCGCCACAGGTCGCCGCGCGCGCCAGCCATCATTACCGCATCGCCAAGTCGAGCGATGATGGCGTGACGCGCACGAGCGTGGAGCGCCTCGACGATGCCGCACGGCGCGAAGAGATTGCGCGCATGCTGTCGGGCGCGGCAGTCACCGACGAAGCCCGCGCAGCCGCCGCGAAATTGATGGAAGCCGCTTGA
- a CDS encoding septal ring lytic transglycosylase RlpA family protein, whose translation MTRVEMTAEPAHLRKRDRLRRLFRRPRLRGRVAMMAGVPALALASVLPAEPVAAGKVELVQEVPPPPAPIVEIEPEVVEPPRTLLGETEASYYGARFAGRLTASGETFDPEQPTAAHRTLPFGTMVEVTNLANGKTVIVKINDRGPFHDDRDIDLSRSAFEQIADKSRGTARVTISAIG comes from the coding sequence ATGACCCGCGTCGAGATGACAGCCGAGCCCGCCCACCTAAGAAAACGCGACCGCCTGCGTCGCCTGTTTCGTCGACCGCGCCTTCGTGGCCGCGTGGCGATGATGGCCGGCGTGCCCGCGCTTGCGCTGGCGAGCGTGCTCCCCGCCGAGCCCGTCGCCGCCGGTAAGGTCGAGCTCGTGCAGGAAGTCCCGCCGCCACCCGCGCCGATTGTCGAGATCGAGCCCGAAGTGGTCGAGCCGCCCCGCACCCTGCTGGGCGAGACCGAGGCGAGCTATTATGGCGCACGCTTTGCCGGTCGGCTGACGGCGAGCGGCGAGACGTTCGATCCCGAACAGCCGACGGCGGCGCATCGCACCCTGCCGTTTGGCACGATGGTCGAGGTCACCAACCTCGCCAACGGCAAGACCGTCATCGTCAAAATCAACGATCGCGGCCCCTTCCATGACGACCGCGACATCGACCTGTCGCGAAGCGCTTTCGAGCAAATTGCCGACAAGAGCCGCGGCACTGCCCGCGTCACCATATCGGCTATCGGCTAA
- the bla gene encoding subclass B3 metallo-beta-lactamase, giving the protein MSAALALAACTTAPQGALVTETPGDPIPDPFPFSAFAEQCEDWDEWEKPAPVVRIYGGTYLVGTCGISSVLITTPEGHVLLDAGTERGAELILDNVRRAGFSPRNIRYLAFSHEHYDHVGGMAAIKQASGATLVSSPQAAPVMGTGQVMEDDPQHGTHDAFTPIAPDEVLVTSQPIEVADLIVTPLATPGHTPGALSWQWIDCEGLDDNRTCLSIVYADSLSPVSAEGYRFSDHPDYLAAYRAGLDALAELPCDILLTPHPSASDMIDRFAGDADILDETACQRYADEVRRRLDQRIEEETAML; this is encoded by the coding sequence ATGTCCGCAGCCCTCGCGCTCGCCGCCTGCACCACCGCGCCGCAGGGTGCGCTTGTGACCGAAACGCCGGGCGATCCCATCCCCGACCCCTTCCCCTTCAGCGCCTTTGCCGAGCAATGCGAGGATTGGGACGAGTGGGAGAAACCCGCACCCGTCGTGCGCATCTATGGCGGTACCTACCTGGTCGGTACGTGCGGCATCTCCTCGGTGCTCATCACCACGCCCGAGGGCCACGTCCTCCTCGATGCCGGGACCGAGCGCGGCGCCGAGCTTATCCTCGACAATGTCCGCCGCGCCGGCTTCTCCCCGCGCAACATCCGCTATCTCGCCTTCAGCCACGAACATTATGACCATGTCGGTGGCATGGCCGCGATCAAGCAGGCCAGCGGCGCAACGCTCGTCTCCAGCCCGCAGGCCGCGCCCGTCATGGGCACCGGGCAAGTCATGGAAGACGACCCCCAGCACGGCACGCACGACGCCTTCACGCCGATCGCGCCCGACGAGGTGCTGGTTACCAGCCAGCCGATCGAGGTCGCTGACCTCATCGTCACACCGCTTGCCACGCCCGGTCATACGCCCGGCGCGCTGAGCTGGCAGTGGATCGATTGCGAAGGCCTCGATGACAATCGCACCTGCCTGTCGATCGTCTATGCCGACAGCCTCTCGCCCGTCTCGGCCGAAGGCTATCGCTTCAGTGATCATCCCGACTATCTCGCCGCCTATCGCGCCGGGCTCGATGCGCTGGCCGAATTACCCTGCGACATCCTGCTGACCCCGCATCCCAGCGCCAGCGACATGATCGACCGCTTTGCCGGCGATGCCGACATTCTCGACGAGACCGCCTGCCAGCGATACGCCGACGAGGTGCGCCGACGCCTCGACCAGCGGATCGAGGAAGAGACGGCAATGCTATGA
- the ligA gene encoding NAD-dependent DNA ligase LigA, whose protein sequence is MSDVEQLSEAEAANRLMRLAKAIARADAAYHDRDDPEISDAEYDALVGENKAIEAAFPHLVREDSPSKKVGHMPTSALGKVTHARPMLSLDNGFDAEEVRDFAGRVKRFLNLDADAPVAFTAEPKIDGLSCSLRYEGGKLVLAATRGDGSVGEDVTPNARTIADIPKTLDGAPAVLEVRGEVYMATEDFQALNARQEAAGDKVFANPRNAAAGSFRQKDPKVTAARPLRFFAHGWGEISEVPNETQAEVVAWLEKLGFPVDPMFTRCENIAEALEQYDRIAEARPSLGYEIDGVVYKVDRLDYQERLGQVARAPRWALAHKFPAEQAETILEAIDIQVGRTGKLTPVGRLKPIGVGGVVVSNVTLHNFDEIDRLGVRPGDKVRIQRAGDVIPQIVANLSNASGRDPYPRPDTCPVCDSDAVAEESEVDIRCTGGLICEAQRFERLKHFVSRGAMDIDGLGEKSVAEFLELGWIEKPSDIFTLKAHREDLLGREGWKEKSIDNLLAAIEARKGFDPGRFLFGLGIRHVGAVTAKDLMKGFGSVSGLMEVAQADDALAQLVSVDGVGEVVAQAIIDFFHEPHNREEVARLIERAAPADYVSDVQETAWSGKTIVFTGKLESVSRDEAKAQAERMGAKAAGSVSSKTDLLVAGPGAGSKLKKAQDLGVQVMTEEEWLAEVARG, encoded by the coding sequence ATGAGCGATGTCGAGCAGCTGTCGGAGGCCGAGGCCGCCAACCGGCTGATGCGGCTCGCCAAGGCGATCGCGCGCGCCGATGCGGCCTATCACGACCGCGACGATCCCGAGATTTCGGACGCCGAATATGACGCGCTGGTGGGTGAGAACAAGGCGATCGAGGCGGCTTTCCCGCACCTTGTGCGCGAGGACAGCCCCTCGAAGAAGGTTGGCCACATGCCGACCTCCGCGCTTGGCAAGGTCACGCATGCGCGGCCGATGCTCAGCCTCGACAATGGCTTCGATGCGGAGGAGGTGCGCGACTTTGCGGGACGCGTGAAGCGTTTCCTCAACCTCGATGCCGACGCGCCGGTGGCTTTCACTGCCGAGCCCAAGATCGATGGCCTGTCATGCTCGCTGCGCTATGAGGGCGGCAAGCTGGTGCTGGCGGCGACGCGGGGCGACGGGTCGGTGGGCGAGGATGTGACGCCCAATGCGCGGACCATCGCTGACATTCCCAAGACGCTGGACGGAGCGCCCGCCGTGCTGGAGGTGCGCGGCGAAGTTTACATGGCGACCGAGGACTTCCAGGCCTTGAATGCGCGGCAGGAAGCGGCGGGTGACAAGGTTTTCGCCAATCCCCGCAATGCTGCGGCGGGCAGCTTCCGCCAGAAAGACCCCAAGGTCACGGCGGCGCGTCCGCTGCGCTTCTTCGCGCATGGCTGGGGCGAGATTAGCGAGGTCCCGAACGAAACGCAGGCCGAGGTGGTCGCATGGCTGGAGAAGCTCGGCTTTCCGGTCGATCCGATGTTCACGCGTTGCGAGAATATTGCCGAAGCGCTGGAGCAATATGATCGTATCGCCGAGGCGCGGCCCTCGCTCGGCTACGAGATTGATGGCGTCGTCTACAAGGTCGACCGGCTGGATTACCAGGAACGGCTGGGACAGGTGGCGCGCGCGCCGCGCTGGGCGCTGGCACACAAATTCCCCGCCGAACAGGCCGAGACCATCCTCGAAGCCATCGATATCCAGGTCGGGCGCACGGGCAAGCTGACCCCGGTCGGGCGCTTGAAGCCGATCGGCGTCGGCGGTGTCGTCGTCTCCAACGTGACGCTGCACAATTTCGACGAGATCGACCGACTGGGCGTCAGGCCCGGTGACAAGGTCCGCATCCAGCGCGCCGGCGATGTCATCCCGCAGATCGTCGCCAACCTGTCGAATGCGAGCGGCCGCGATCCCTATCCGCGCCCCGACACCTGCCCGGTCTGCGACAGCGATGCCGTGGCCGAGGAAAGCGAGGTCGACATTCGCTGCACCGGCGGACTGATCTGCGAGGCGCAGCGCTTCGAGCGGTTGAAGCATTTCGTATCGCGCGGGGCGATGGATATTGACGGGCTGGGCGAGAAATCGGTGGCCGAATTCCTCGAGCTTGGCTGGATCGAGAAGCCGTCGGACATCTTCACGCTGAAGGCGCACCGCGAGGACTTGCTCGGCCGCGAAGGCTGGAAAGAGAAGTCGATCGACAATCTCCTTGCGGCCATCGAGGCGCGCAAGGGCTTCGATCCCGGCCGCTTTCTGTTCGGGCTCGGCATTCGCCATGTCGGTGCGGTGACAGCCAAGGACTTGATGAAGGGCTTCGGCTCGGTCTCGGGCCTGATGGAGGTGGCGCAGGCCGACGATGCGCTGGCGCAGCTCGTCTCGGTCGATGGTGTCGGCGAGGTGGTCGCGCAGGCGATCATCGACTTCTTCCACGAACCGCATAATCGCGAGGAAGTGGCGCGGCTGATCGAACGCGCGGCACCGGCCGACTATGTCAGCGACGTCCAGGAAACCGCCTGGAGCGGCAAGACCATCGTCTTCACCGGCAAGCTGGAAAGCGTCAGCCGCGACGAGGCCAAGGCACAGGCCGAACGCATGGGCGCCAAGGCGGCGGGCAGCGTGTCGTCCAAGACTGACCTGCTGGTCGCGGGACCGGGCGCAGGCTCGAAGCTTAAGAAGGCGCAGGACCTTGGCGTGCAGGTGATGACCGAAGAGGAGTGGCTAGCTGAGGTTGCACGGGGCTGA